The Terriglobales bacterium genomic interval CCTCCAGCGTTCGTTCCTGCACCACGCGCCCTTCGCCCTTGCACTTGTGGCAGGGATGCGTGACCACGCGCCCGGCGCCCTCGCAGGCAGGACAGGTGCGAGCCACCGCGAAAAATCCTTGCTGGTACTGCACCTGGCCACGGCCATGGCAGGTGGAGCACATGGCCGGAGCGTGGCCGGGCTCGGAACCGTGCCCCTTGCAGGTCTCGCAGCTTTCCCGGCGGCGAATCTTGACTTCCCGCGTGATGCCGAATGCCGCCTCTTCAAAGGTCAGCACCAGGTCGTCGCGCAGATCGGGACCGCGCTGCGCTCGTGTGCGGCGCCGGCCGCCGGTGCCGAAGATGTCGCTGAAACCGAAAAGATCGCTGAAGATGTCGGCGAAATCGGGAAAGCCCGCCGACGCATCGAAGCCGCCTACGCCCGCATGCCCAAAGCGGTCGTATTGGGTGCGCTTCTCCTGGTCGGAGAGCACTCCGTACGC includes:
- a CDS encoding DnaJ domain-containing protein, which produces MATATNAKRDYYEVLGVARGASEQEIKSAYRRLAMQYHPDRNPGNTEAEEKFKEASEAYGVLSDQEKRTQYDRFGHAGVGGFDASAGFPDFADIFSDLFGFSDIFGTGGRRRTRAQRGPDLRDDLVLTFEEAAFGITREVKIRRRESCETCKGHGSEPGHAPAMCSTCHGRGQVQYQQGFFAVARTCPACEGAGRVVTHPCHKCKGEGRVVQERTLE